One genomic region from Enoplosus armatus isolate fEnoArm2 chromosome 17, fEnoArm2.hap1, whole genome shotgun sequence encodes:
- the LOC139299888 gene encoding piggyBac transposable element-derived protein 3-like → MEAKRFYGAGPRTFLALVPENPQDSDADLSDDDPVEDPDYLPSPAEESGETSFESMDEEEVASTSSSSQPPSKKKRRKGKNSLKTVSLDELQDTPDPSLPGAKNGRRRLWLREDIETFQVLDSSFNPPDAVKTPFQYFQTLFTVEMIKYITEQTNLYSAQELGDPISTSPEEIEKFLAMLLFMGVVSFPAIDDYWHHELRFSVIADIMPRRRLKLLRRFIHFNDTQQCDGTPDRFYKIRPLFDMLRQQCLLIPSTYQHSVDEVMVAYKGTRAGSLRQYIANKPDKWGRASSSGIIHDFLLYQGASTFFNVALTEQEEALLLGAKLVTTLCKTITLPRLSVVFCDNYFISFDLVQNLHENLGIRCIGTVRSNRMGGATLKTDKELMKEGRGAFDYRSAEGLLAVKWFDNKCVSLLSSAAGITPLSSVKRWSKDANTKIAVPCPSLIPAYNQHMGGTDLSDMLVHMYKTPAKSRRWYLPLFGYILDLCISNAWLVYKRDCSLLNETPLPLKRCAI, encoded by the exons ATGGAGGCCAAAAGATTTTACGGTGCAGGACCACGCACCTTTCTGGCCCTTGTGCCAGAAAATCCTCAGGACTCAGATGCAGATCTGAGTGATGATGACCCTGTAGAGGATCCAGATTATCTGCCCTCACCAGCAGAAGAGAGTGGGGAAACATCTTTTGAGTCtatggatgaggaggaggttgCCTCAACAAGTTCATCCTCACAACCACCATccaaaaagaagaggagaaaggggaaaaaCTCCCTTAAAACAGTTTCTTTGGATGAGCTACAGGACACACCTGACCCATCACTTCCAGGTGCAAAGAACGGCAGAAGAAGATTGTGGCTACGTGAAGACATTGAGACATTCCAGGTTCTAGACTCAAGTTTTAACCCCCCTGATGCTGTAAAGACACCCTTTCAGTATTTTCAAACGCTCTTCACCGTTGAGATGATTAAATATATCACTGAGCAAACCAATCTCTACTCTGCCCAGGAACTGGGAGATCCAATCAGTACCAGTCCTGAAGAGATTGAAAAATTCCTGGCAATGCTACTCTTCATGGGTGTTGTCAGCTTCCCAGCCATCGATGACTACTGGCACCATGAGTTGCGGTTCAGCGTGATAGCTGATATTATGCCAAGGAGGAGACTCAAGCTGTTACGCCGATTCATTCACTTTAATGATACTCAGCAGTGCGATGGCACTCCAGACCGGTTCTACAAAATCCGCCCCCTTTTTGACATGCTTCGTCAGCAGTGTCTTCTGATCCCATCCACTTACCAGCACAGTGTGGATGAGGTCATGGTGGCGTATAAAGGCACAAGGGCTGGTTCTCTTCGCCAGTATATTGCCAACAAGCCAGACAAGTGGGGCCGGGCCAGTTCATCTGGCATCATTCATGACTTTCTGCTCTATCAGGGGGCGTCCACGTTCTTCAATGTTGCCCTAactgagcaggaggaggcaCTGCTTCTAGGGGCCAAACTGGTGACAACGCTCTGCAAAACTATAACACTGCCACGActttcagttgttttctgtgacaaCTACTTTATCAGTTTCGACTTGGTCCAAAACCTGCACGAGAACCTGGGCATCAGGTGCATTGGCACTGTCCGATCAAACCGCATGGGTGGAGCAACCTTAAAGACGGACAAAGAGCTGATGAAGGAAGGACGTGGAGCTTTTGACTACAGGTCTGCTGAAGGGCTGCTCGCAGTGAAATGGTTTGACAACAAATGTGTGAGCCTTCTTAGCAGTGCCGCTGGGATCAcacctctttcctctgtcaAACGGTGGAGCAAAGATGCCAACACAAAGATCGCCGTCCCGTGCCCATCACTCATCCCTGCCTACAATCAGCATATGGGAGGCACTGATCTCTCTGACATGCTGGTACACATGTATAAGACCCCAGCCAAATCCAGGCGATGGTACCTTCCCCTGTTTGGATACATTCTTGACCTGTGCATCTCAAATGCCTGGCTCGTCTACAAGAGGGACTGCAGCCTCCTGAACGAAACCCCACTGCCTCTCAAAAG ATGTGCGATATGA